One Setaria viridis chromosome 3, Setaria_viridis_v4.0, whole genome shotgun sequence DNA window includes the following coding sequences:
- the LOC117847536 gene encoding peroxisome biogenesis protein 22: MPGLAAEQDAAVSLVRRVARALNRRVTDIVALLFNHKSAGSLGAVAGFAIAVVFAWRFMRPSQGRPRRPAPKRPPPTPAGAPESIVSDAPEPVGDSGKVTRHIVAKRLSGCRKVTCRLLGVIFEEKTPEELQKHATVRPSVVELLLEISRHCDLYLMETVLDDNSEENALSALESAGLFRAGGLMKEKVLFCSTEVGRTSFVRQLEADFHIDSSLDIVSQLSRFIRCQLFISSMEGGQLAANIFNSPSLEKFFS; encoded by the exons ATGCCGGGCCTCGCCGCGGAGCAGGACGCCGCCGTCTCGCTGGTGCGCCGCGTCGCCCGCGCCCTCAACCGCCGGGTCACCGACATCGTCGCGCTGCTCTTCAACCACAAG AGCGCTGGATCGCTCGGCGCCGTCGCGGGGTTCGCCATCGCCGTCGTGTTCGCGTGGAGGTTCATGCGCCCCTCGCAGGGCCGCCCCCGCAGGCCTGCTCCCAAGCGTCCCCCGCCTACCCCTGCAGGGGCGCCCGAATCTATTGTTTCTGATGCGCCCGAGCCTGTCGGTGACTCAGGCAAG GTAACGCGGCACATTGTGGCGAAGCGATTGAGCGGGTGCAGAAAG GTTACCTGCCGACTTCTCGGTGTTATTTTTGAGGAGAAAACTCCTGAGGAGCTTCAG AAACATGCCACAGTTAGACCTTCAGTGGTAGAGCTACTACTGGAAATATCCAGACACTGTGATCTCTACCTGATGGAGACTGTACTTGATGACAACAGTGAG GAGAACGCACTCTCAGCACTGGAGAGTGCTGGACTTTTCAGGGCAGGTGGCTTGATGAAAGAAAAG GTGCTCTTCTGCAGCACTGAAGTTGGAAGAACTTCATTTGTGCGACAATTGGAGGCAGATTTTCACATTGATTCGAGCCTTGATATAGTTTCTCAACTATCT CGATTCATCCGATGCCAACTATTTATTTCCTCTATGGAAGGCGGACAACTTGCAGCCAACATATTcaattctccaagtcttgagaagttcttctcttGA
- the LOC117847534 gene encoding uncharacterized protein At2g24330, with translation MAEGDAPASASAAAAAAPAVATASPRSPMPPETPSTLKRRQRGLVSRVWKGIFGGREDVEKLLQALSKEEEAVRARLRRRARASRQSAHNVLGLAAALEIVAVGYAIMTTRSPDLSWQIRAVRVLPMFLIPALAALIYSSITSLTKMLDNRDQHTLEKLRTERQAKIDELKERTNYYTTQQLIQRYDLDPAAKAAAATVLASKLGADSGLRVFLGDESSRDAALGKINDNNLGQPTGLRQRKPAHLSNGTGQTNSSEPFDGSNVYDGNEEGSPGTPNQRTVEHFRGPAGNDGGWLARVAALLVGEDPTQCYALICGNCHMHNGLARKEDFAFVTYYCPHCNALNGSRQHEDHELVPSSGKESPSSESDIIIAQAGASLASSGVASPVAGSLPTVEELSVEDSGEKASNDQPAS, from the exons ATGGCCGAAGGCGacgcgcccgcctccgcctctgccgctgccgcggcggcgccggcggtggccacGGCGTCCCCGCGATCGCCCATGCCGCCGGAGACGCCGTCGACGCtgaagcggcggcagcgggggctCGTGTCGCGGGTGTGGAAGGGCATCTTCGGCGGCCGCGAGGACGTGGAGAAGCTGCTGCAGGCGCtgtccaaggaggaggaggccgtgcgggcccgcctccgccgccgcgcccgcgcctcccGCCAGTCCGCGCACAAcgtcctcggcctcgccgccgctcttGAG ATTGTTGCAGTTGGATATGCTATCATGACTACCAGATCGCCCGACCTCAGCTGGCAGATAAGGGCGGTCCGGGTGCTGCCCATGTTTCTGATTCCTGCTCTAGCTGCTTTAATCTACTCATCCATTACAAGCCTCACCAAAATGC TTGATAATAGAGACCAACATACTCTTGAAAAGCTTCGAACTGAAAGGCAAGCTAAGATTGATGAATTGAAGGAGAGAACAAATTACTACACTACCCAGCAACTTATACAG AGATACGATCTTGACCCTGCAGCAAAGGCTGCTGCAGCTACTGTTTTGGCATCGAAGTTGGGTGCTGATTCTGGATTGAGAGTCTTTTTGGGAGATGAATCAAGTAGGGATGCAGCACTGGGTAAAATTAATGATAATAATCTTGGACAACCTACTGGACTTAGGCAAAGAAAACCAGCTCACTTAAGCAATGGCACTGGACAGACCAATTCCTCTGAGCCATTTGATGGCTCAAACGTGTATGATGGTAATGAAGAAGGTAGCCCCGGCACTCCAAATCAGAGGACTGTTGAGCACTTCAGAGGTCCAGCTGGTAATGATGGGGGGTGGCTTGCACGAGTGGCTGCTCTCCTTGTAGGGGAGGATCCAACGCAGTGCTATGCTCTAATATGTGGCAACTGCCATATGCATAATG GTCTTGCAAGGAAAGAGGACTTTGCGTTCGTCACATACTACTGTCCTCACTGCAATGCCCTCAACGGATCCCGGCAACACGAGGACCATGAATTGGTACCTAGTTCTGGGAAGGAGAGTCCTAGTTCTGAATCCGACATAATCATTGCCCAAGCTGGTGCAAGCCTTGCAAGCTCAGGTGTTGCAAGTCCTGTTGCAGGCAGCCTACCAACCGTTGAAGAACTCTCTGTAGAAGATTCCGGGGAGAAGGCAAGCAATGACCAACCTGCCAGTTGA